The following proteins are encoded in a genomic region of Garra rufa chromosome 22, GarRuf1.0, whole genome shotgun sequence:
- the LOC141297717 gene encoding uncharacterized protein, which yields MDSGAMLRCVYWITLLIATLIHGINADKSSALCSKSEFWNKDVAQCVPCYICKQYPKTPSCDTCPPTEPSDSWRVAAITSLSVLAAVIVCGALLIGVLVHQCRSKRALREPIEETTGPLYPV from the exons ATGGATTCCGGTGCTATGTTACGTTGCGTCTATTGGATTACTCTATTGATCGCCACGCTTATTCATGGAATAAACGCGGATAAAA GTTCAGCCCTATGTTCGAAATCCGAATTCTGGAACAAAGATGTCGCACAATGTGTACCTTGTTATATATGCAAACAGTACCCGAAAACTCCATCATGTGACACAT GCCCACCCACAGAGCCTTCGGATTCCTGGAGGGTGGCAGCAATTACCAGTTTATCTGTCCTGGCAGCCGTAATTGTTTGCGGAGCCTTGCTCATAGGCGTCTTAGTACATCAATGCAGGTCCAAGAGGGCCTTACGTG AACCGATTGAAGAGACAACAGGACCCCTTTATCCAGTATAG